A portion of the Stigmatopora argus isolate UIUO_Sarg chromosome 15, RoL_Sarg_1.0, whole genome shotgun sequence genome contains these proteins:
- the nipal3 gene encoding NIPA-like protein 3, with protein MDVIRADEGSYTNNLIGTLLALFGNVLVSISLNIQKYGHISIGGTKDPRIFYYTKTWWFGFLLTTLGEAANFVSYSFAPLSLVAPLNVVSIITSFILGFIFMHEKSKPKEFAKRHGLAFLGSVLAVGGAYLFVAFGPNSHEKLTAPVVVKHLVGWQVLLYLVLEIIAFCLLLYFYKQRNANYLVVILLIVALLGSVTVISVKAVSHMLILSLEGSMQIDDPIFSVMFVCMVSTVIFQASFLSQACKLYDSCLIASVNYILSTTFAVLAGAVFYLEFNQEDILHISMFLLGTAACFLGVFLITRTKKKNNNFEPYVTLNMSNGVPTIFSKRPDAPADITGSFSYGALVNSDNTVSASQPVNMDQPTTSFRPLRSSNGAYDMKQD; from the exons AAATATGGTCATATCTCTATTGGGGGAACTAAAGACCCGCGGATCTTCTACTACACAAAAACTTGGTGGTTTGGTTTTTTGCTCACCACTTTGGGTGAAGCAGCCAACTTTGTGTCCTACTCCTTTGCCCCTCTCAGCCTCGTAGCACCACTCAATGTCGTCTCCATCATAA cAAGCTTCATTTTAGGTTTCATTTTCATGCATGAGAAATCAAAGCCTAAGGAATTTGCAA AGCGCCACGGGCTGGCCTTCCTGGGTTCCGTCCTCGCTGTCGGTGGAGCATACCTCTTTGTAGCTTTCGGACCAAACTCGCACGAAAAACTCACAGCGCCAGTGGTAGTAAAACACCTTGTCGGATGGCAGGTTCTCTTGTACTTG GTGCTGGAGATCATCGCGTTCTGCCTGCTTTTATATTTCTACAAACAGAGGAATGCAAACTACCTCGTCGTCATCCTTCTTATTGTTGCTTTGCTGG GTTCAGTCACAGTCATCTCAGTGAAGGCCGTGTCACACATGTTGATTTTGTCTCTCGAGGGCTCCATGCAGATTGACGACCCCATTTTCAGTgtcatgtttgtgtgcatggTGTCTACAGTCATATTCCAAGCCAG CTTTCTCTCCCAAGCCTGCAAGCTGTACGACTCATGTCTGATCGCTAGCGTTAACTACATTCTGTCCACTACCTTTGCAGTCTTGGCAG GAGCTGTGTTTTACTTGGAATTTAATCAAGAAGACATACTTCACATAAGCATGTTCTTATTGGG aACTGCGGCTTGCTTCCTGGGTGTCTTCCTCATCACCAGaaccaagaagaagaacaatAATTTTGAGCCTTACGTCACCCTGAACATGAGTAACG GTGTCCCCACCATTTTCAGCAAGCGTCCCGATGCCCCGGCTGACATCACCGGTAGTTTCTCTTATGGCGCTTTGGTCAACAGCGACAACACCGTTTCTGCCAGTCAGCCTGTCAACATGGACCAACCCACTACCAGCTTCAGACCCTTACGATCATCTAATGGAGCTTATGATATGAAGCAAGATTAA